A single region of the Gammaproteobacteria bacterium genome encodes:
- a CDS encoding type II toxin-antitoxin system VapC family toxin, which translates to MTFLLDTNVAIYLRDGDAELMKRVAALDGAILLSIVTRVELEGGVYREPRETGVRRVRLDAILETLPVLPFDDAAAECYRVIVETAGYSRRKLLDRMIAAQALSHRATLVTMNASDFNDIPGLQILAW; encoded by the coding sequence GTGACTTTTCTGCTCGACACCAACGTGGCGATCTATCTCAGGGATGGCGATGCAGAGCTCATGAAACGGGTGGCGGCCCTCGACGGAGCGATACTCCTGTCGATCGTGACGCGTGTGGAACTTGAGGGCGGTGTCTATCGAGAACCACGCGAAACCGGAGTGCGGCGCGTGCGGCTCGATGCAATCCTGGAAACCTTGCCGGTGCTGCCTTTCGACGACGCGGCGGCCGAGTGCTACCGAGTGATCGTCGAGACTGCGGGTTATTCCCGTCGAAAGCTGCTCGATCGGATGATTGCTGCACAGGCGCTTTCGCACCGTGCCACCTTGGTGACCATGAACGCGAGCGACTTCAACGATATTCCAGGGCTCCAGATACTGGCTTGGTAA
- a CDS encoding DUF3488 and transglutaminase-like domain-containing protein, with translation MAVSADDYLSRNALLRLLAVMFLVIAPHASHLPLWAGLLSLLLILWRATATFRQWPLPPRWVRFALTFAAFAGIWASYGRVNSQTAGTALFVLMLSLKLTEMRSRRDVMVVVFLLYFVLLTHFLYSQELWTLPYMLGCAVAITASLGDANHPGAALPWRFSLGLGARVIALSLPLMLVLFVLFPRIPGPLWGLPSDSGAGRTGLSDSLAPGDISSLIESNEVAFRVSFDGAPPAPAQRYWRGPSFWSFDGYRWEPGYRGNELQHPPLEWSGAPLDYVVTLEPQRRPWLMALELPVPTALPANSRLGPDYQLLANKPVAGRRAYRLRSYPNYRLQTELPDLVRRLSLRLPRDANPKTRDYALRLRTRNLTDRQIVDHVLDRFREQEYFYTLSPPPLGRDSVDDFLFSTKRGFCEHYASSFTALMRAAGIPARVVTGYLGGEINELGGYMIVRQSDAHAWSEVWLEGQGWIRVDPTAAVAPSRIETGVEGALDAVGERMPGSLFSTTRLRYWIEARWDWVNASWNGLVLGYGPELQRAFLSRFGVDSLRSMILVLTALVVVILVAISLITLKRLHPPATEDRAQRLWRGLQRRLARRGLIQNPGEGAGDFARRVAQERPDLAVAVHRISMLYHSLRYLDGEDAATEKALRSAVSQFRP, from the coding sequence ATGGCGGTCTCGGCCGACGATTATCTGAGCCGCAATGCGCTGCTGCGTCTGCTGGCAGTGATGTTCCTGGTGATCGCGCCGCATGCCTCGCATCTGCCACTGTGGGCGGGTCTGTTGTCACTGCTGCTGATTCTGTGGCGCGCCACGGCAACCTTCCGCCAGTGGCCGCTGCCGCCACGCTGGGTCCGCTTCGCTTTGACCTTCGCCGCCTTTGCCGGCATCTGGGCGAGCTACGGACGCGTCAACAGCCAGACCGCCGGCACCGCGCTGTTCGTGCTGATGCTGAGTCTGAAGTTGACCGAAATGCGCTCGCGGCGCGACGTCATGGTCGTGGTGTTCCTGTTGTACTTCGTGCTGCTGACGCATTTCCTGTATTCACAGGAACTGTGGACGCTGCCCTACATGCTGGGCTGTGCCGTCGCCATCACGGCGTCTCTGGGTGATGCCAATCACCCGGGCGCTGCCCTGCCCTGGCGGTTCAGTCTGGGTCTGGGCGCCCGCGTCATCGCGCTGTCGCTACCCTTGATGCTGGTGCTGTTCGTGCTGTTTCCGCGCATTCCCGGGCCGCTCTGGGGACTGCCCTCGGACAGCGGCGCCGGCCGCACCGGCCTGTCCGATTCGCTGGCGCCCGGCGACATTTCCTCCTTGATCGAATCCAACGAAGTCGCGTTTCGTGTCAGCTTCGACGGCGCGCCGCCCGCCCCGGCACAGCGGTACTGGCGCGGCCCGAGCTTCTGGAGCTTCGACGGCTATCGCTGGGAACCGGGCTATCGCGGCAATGAGCTTCAGCACCCACCGCTCGAATGGTCCGGCGCGCCGCTGGACTACGTCGTCACGCTCGAACCGCAGCGCCGTCCCTGGCTCATGGCCCTGGAACTGCCGGTTCCCACGGCACTGCCGGCCAACAGCCGGCTGGGGCCGGACTATCAGTTGCTCGCGAACAAGCCGGTCGCCGGTCGCCGTGCCTACCGGCTGCGCTCATACCCGAACTATCGTCTGCAAACCGAGCTTCCGGACCTGGTGCGACGCCTCAGCCTGCGCCTGCCGCGTGACGCCAATCCGAAAACCCGTGACTACGCCTTGCGGCTGCGGACACGCAACCTGACCGATCGCCAGATCGTCGACCATGTGCTCGACCGGTTTCGCGAGCAGGAATATTTCTACACCTTGAGTCCGCCGCCATTGGGACGCGACAGCGTCGACGATTTCCTGTTCTCGACCAAGCGCGGCTTCTGCGAACACTACGCCAGCAGCTTTACCGCCTTGATGAGAGCCGCCGGCATTCCGGCCCGCGTTGTCACCGGCTATCTCGGCGGCGAGATCAATGAGCTGGGCGGCTACATGATCGTGCGTCAGTCTGATGCCCATGCCTGGAGCGAAGTCTGGCTGGAAGGACAAGGTTGGATCAGGGTCGATCCCACCGCTGCGGTCGCCCCGTCGCGCATCGAGACCGGCGTTGAAGGCGCACTCGACGCCGTCGGCGAGCGCATGCCGGGTTCACTGTTCAGCACCACACGCCTGCGCTACTGGATCGAAGCGCGCTGGGATTGGGTCAATGCCAGCTGGAACGGACTGGTGCTGGGCTACGGGCCGGAACTGCAGCGCGCCTTCCTGTCGCGCTTCGGTGTAGACAGCCTGCGCAGCATGATCCTGGTGCTGACGGCCCTGGTCGTCGTCATTCTCGTGGCGATCAGCCTGATCACCTTGAAGCGCCTGCACCCACCGGCGACGGAAGATCGCGCACAGCGCCTGTGGCGCGGACTACAGCGGCGGCTTGCGCGCCGTGGATTGATTCAGAATCCGGGCGAAGGGGCCGGTGATTTCGCGCGCCGGGTGGCGCAGGAGCGGCCGGATCTGGCGGTGGCGGTCCACCGGATCAGCATGCTGTATCACTCCCTGCGCTACCTGGACGGCGAGGATGCCGCCACCGAGAAGGCACTGCGATCCGCCGTCAGCCAGTTCCGGCCTTGA
- a CDS encoding DUF58 domain-containing protein yields the protein MRIWLIGKILLHPLRSVQARIDAWVLARVRREAGPVVISRRRVYIVPSRYGYIFAVLLLAMLLGSMNYSNSLGFLLTFLLAGVGLVAMHLTHANLVSLRLRVGELEPVFAGEVARFPVRLSNRAPSARYAVTLSWPHAEPSGDTVDVGQQSEALAELRKPAPQRGWLPAGIFSVSTEFPLGLFHAWTWIELEMRSLVYPQPAPPGRAMPAGYGHGGHGSSARSGQEEFAGLRPYQRGDTARMVHWKSLPKLASPMVKQFADSSDEQLWLDWDALGALDTEERLSQLTRWVLDADNGSLAYGLHLPALRLAPDRGPAHRQRCLQALALFGGA from the coding sequence ATGCGAATCTGGTTGATCGGCAAGATCCTGCTGCATCCCTTGCGTTCGGTTCAGGCCCGCATCGATGCCTGGGTGCTGGCGCGGGTCCGGCGTGAGGCCGGGCCCGTGGTGATCTCGCGACGCCGCGTCTACATCGTCCCCTCGCGCTACGGTTACATCTTCGCGGTGCTGTTGCTGGCGATGTTGCTCGGTTCGATGAACTACTCGAACAGCCTGGGTTTTCTGCTGACCTTCCTGCTGGCCGGCGTCGGCCTGGTCGCGATGCATCTCACGCACGCCAATCTCGTCAGCCTGCGCCTGCGTGTCGGTGAGCTTGAGCCGGTATTCGCCGGAGAAGTCGCGCGCTTCCCGGTGCGACTGAGCAACCGCGCGCCCAGCGCGCGCTACGCCGTGACGCTGAGCTGGCCACACGCCGAACCCAGCGGCGACACCGTCGACGTCGGCCAACAGTCGGAGGCCCTGGCCGAACTGCGCAAGCCGGCACCGCAGCGGGGCTGGTTACCGGCCGGCATCTTTTCGGTCTCCACCGAATTCCCACTCGGGCTGTTTCATGCCTGGACCTGGATCGAACTGGAAATGCGCAGCCTGGTCTATCCTCAGCCGGCACCGCCGGGACGTGCCATGCCGGCAGGATACGGCCACGGCGGGCATGGCAGCAGCGCCCGCAGCGGCCAGGAGGAATTCGCCGGCCTGCGGCCCTATCAGCGCGGCGACACGGCGCGCATGGTGCACTGGAAGAGCCTGCCCAAGCTGGCCAGCCCGATGGTCAAGCAGTTCGCCGACAGCAGCGACGAACAGCTGTGGCTGGACTGGGACGCGCTCGGCGCGCTGGATACCGAGGAGCGGCTGTCGCAGCTGACGCGCTGGGTGCTCGATGCCGACAACGGCTCGCTGGCCTATGGACTGCACCTGCCGGCCCTGCGCTTGGCACCCGATCGTGGCCCCGCGCACCGTCAGCGCTGCCTGCAGGCATTGGCCCTGTTCGGGGGCGCGTGA
- a CDS encoding MoxR family ATPase — translation MHPELKPALDAVGSVMLGKPGQIRLALACFLARGHLLVEDIPGVGKTTLALSLAQTLGLQFQRLQFTSDLLPADILGVSIFEPQTGTFRFHPGPIFSQLVLADEVNRASPKTQSALLEAMEERQVTVESETRALPSPFFVIATQNPLFQIGTFPLPESQLDRFLMRISLGYPPQAAERELLAGGERRDLVDDIRAVLDTESLLKLQARVREVRTSPALVDYLLALVQHTREHGGLRHGLSPRGGLALRRAAQAWALLDGRNGVVPEDVQAVFAAVVEHRLVAKTSGVAAPSAAQLLAEVAIP, via the coding sequence ATGCACCCTGAACTGAAACCGGCACTGGATGCCGTCGGCAGCGTCATGCTCGGAAAACCCGGACAGATCCGTCTCGCCCTGGCCTGCTTCCTGGCACGCGGCCATCTGCTGGTGGAGGACATTCCCGGTGTCGGCAAGACCACCCTGGCGCTGAGTCTGGCGCAGACCCTGGGCCTGCAGTTCCAGCGCTTGCAGTTCACCAGCGACCTGCTGCCGGCGGATATTCTCGGCGTGTCGATCTTCGAGCCCCAGACCGGAACCTTCCGCTTTCATCCGGGCCCGATCTTCTCGCAGCTGGTGCTCGCCGACGAGGTCAATCGGGCAAGCCCCAAAACCCAATCGGCCTTGCTGGAAGCAATGGAGGAGCGGCAGGTGACGGTCGAGAGCGAGACTCGCGCCCTGCCTTCGCCATTCTTCGTGATCGCCACCCAGAATCCGCTGTTCCAGATCGGCACCTTCCCGCTACCGGAATCGCAGCTCGACCGCTTCCTGATGCGGATTTCGCTGGGCTATCCGCCGCAGGCGGCGGAACGCGAGCTGCTGGCGGGCGGCGAGCGCCGCGATCTGGTCGACGACATCCGCGCCGTGCTCGATACCGAGAGTCTGCTCAAGCTGCAGGCGCGCGTTCGAGAAGTCCGGACCAGCCCGGCCCTGGTCGACTATCTGCTCGCGCTGGTGCAGCACACGCGCGAACACGGCGGGTTGCGTCACGGCCTGTCGCCACGCGGCGGGCTGGCGCTGCGCCGCGCCGCGCAGGCCTGGGCGCTGCTCGACGGGCGCAATGGCGTGGTACCGGAAGACGTACAGGCGGTCTTTGCGGCCGTGGTCGAGCACCGCCTGGTGGCCAAGACCAGTGGCGTCGCGGCACCGAGCGCCGCGCAATTGCTCGCCGAAGTCGCGATTCCGTGA
- a CDS encoding AbrB/MazE/SpoVT family DNA-binding domain-containing protein yields the protein MTVTASRTFKSGNSEAVRLPRDVAFGREIDVTIVRSGDVLTIYPAKPSVTEMLARLAALPKPSSVEVRDEEPIPERQGL from the coding sequence ATGACTGTCACTGCCAGTCGTACCTTCAAGAGCGGTAACAGCGAAGCCGTCCGGCTGCCGCGCGACGTCGCTTTCGGGCGCGAGATCGACGTGACGATTGTGCGTTCCGGCGATGTGCTGACCATATATCCTGCCAAGCCGTCCGTTACCGAAATGCTTGCGCGTCTCGCCGCCCTACCGAAGCCGAGCAGCGTCGAAGTACGCGACGAGGAGCCGATACCAGAGCGCCAGGGACTTTGA
- a CDS encoding ribose-phosphate diphosphokinase, protein MLFGGNANPVLAQDIANYLKTPLGNATVSRFSDGEVYVEILENVRGKDVFIIQPTCAPTNDSIMELLLMIDALKRASAGRVTAVIPYFGYARQDRRTRSSRVPISAKVVADMIGECGADRVLTVDLHADQIQGFFDVPVDNVYASPVLLGDIWRQKYENLIVVSPDVGGVVRARALAKRLDDADLAIIDKRRPRPNEAKVMNIIGDVRGKSCILIDDLVDTAGTLGQAAGALKAAGAIRVVAYVTHAVLSGPAVHNITNSQLDELVVTDTIPLNPAATSCPKIRQLRIAGLLAETIRRVSAEESVSSLYVD, encoded by the coding sequence ATGCTGTTCGGCGGCAACGCCAATCCGGTCCTGGCGCAGGACATCGCCAACTACCTGAAGACGCCGCTCGGCAACGCCACCGTAAGCCGCTTTTCGGATGGCGAGGTCTATGTCGAGATTCTCGAGAACGTGCGCGGCAAGGATGTCTTCATCATTCAGCCGACCTGTGCACCGACCAACGACAGCATCATGGAACTGCTGTTGATGATCGATGCGCTCAAGCGCGCTTCGGCCGGCCGCGTCACCGCGGTGATTCCCTACTTCGGCTACGCCCGTCAGGACCGGCGCACACGGTCCTCGCGCGTGCCGATCTCGGCCAAGGTGGTGGCCGACATGATCGGTGAATGCGGCGCCGACCGCGTATTGACGGTCGATCTGCATGCCGACCAGATTCAGGGCTTTTTCGACGTTCCGGTCGACAATGTCTATGCCAGTCCGGTGCTGCTTGGCGACATCTGGCGCCAGAAGTACGAGAACCTGATTGTGGTGTCGCCGGATGTCGGCGGCGTGGTGCGCGCGCGCGCACTGGCCAAGCGCCTCGACGATGCCGATCTGGCGATCATCGACAAACGCCGCCCGCGCCCCAACGAAGCCAAGGTGATGAACATCATCGGAGATGTGCGCGGCAAGTCCTGCATATTGATCGACGATCTGGTCGATACTGCCGGCACGCTCGGGCAGGCCGCCGGCGCGCTCAAGGCCGCGGGCGCGATCCGTGTGGTCGCCTACGTGACGCACGCCGTGCTGTCGGGGCCGGCCGTGCACAACATCACCAATTCGCAGCTCGACGAGCTGGTGGTGACCGATACCATTCCGCTGAACCCCGCCGCTACCAGCTGCCCGAAGATCCGCCAGCTGCGCATCGCCGGCCTGCTGGCCGAAACGATTCGCCGCGTCAGCGCGGAAGAGTCGGTTTCTTCGCTCTACGTCGACTGA
- a CDS encoding Ig-like domain-containing protein gives MKGFWKLAALCAAFIAGCGGGDVSSPDFVPDLVSVTISPTSATVPIGETQQFTAAGEFTAQPGAEPPTTTRAITPNWSVSDTSIATIDGDGVLTAVDDGSVTVTAEQDGITASATVTVPAPTLTAITVDPATATILVGENVTFTATGTYQNSPDSEPTSGPVTVSWSSSDASIATITSSGVASGQDPGVVTITASNGSVQGTATLNVVEFMPVLTAITVTPVATEAPIGDNVQFTATGVYTAPGGGTTTGPVEDVVWAVSNESIATIDEDTGVASALTQGSTTVTASSGGVTGSATLTVTAPALRSITVSPETADVPLGGTQVYTAMGIYSDSSTPRPIDGTVTWTSADTAIATVTPTGSSTTATAEAAGTTMITANSGGFSDTAEIVVTEPELAALIRIEPETARVVPGTSQEFTAYGSFTDGSESALADANIVWSSSDDTIATVDADGIATGVAQGEVTITATLADGYVLSASPRSASADLLVANPVCSIPLRATDSASVVDSIDGLCLLCSVENTANLVDNADENFATISVPVGLLTGGASVTVNTAPNASYAVPFPAGTTTGFIIGRPAGALVLAEVASQIEVTTLLDGEVSETSGDLTPLRLDLLGLQLTDSTADELLSVSLTTTAPFDAIRLRFNSGLASALSSVQVYNACGQTTLPPEVPALVEVVGIEPETGVVALDSASGFSLIGLYEDGEERAIPASDVNWSVLDAATAAVDVSGLVTGLGLGETTITGRLKDGVAPDVTTREASTTITVIAESAFCTTPLLAAKGAYVLDDIDGLCLLCGISNTGNIVDPSTDNFANISVPVGLLGGSASVTVAINEDGDYELPFDGTQQVGFVIGRPAGSLLLVELGSQLEVTTYLDDVEMESSGDITPLRLDLLGLNLSQNSDQALATLQTSKPFDKVRLTFNSGLVSALSGVQVYSACATAQSPAP, from the coding sequence ATGAAGGGATTCTGGAAGCTGGCCGCGCTGTGTGCGGCATTTATCGCGGGTTGTGGCGGCGGGGATGTGAGCAGCCCCGACTTCGTCCCCGATCTGGTTTCGGTCACGATTAGCCCGACGAGCGCAACAGTCCCGATCGGCGAGACCCAGCAATTCACCGCTGCAGGCGAATTCACGGCACAGCCCGGCGCCGAACCGCCCACCACCACCCGCGCCATCACTCCGAACTGGAGCGTCAGTGACACCAGCATCGCCACCATCGACGGCGACGGTGTGCTCACCGCGGTCGACGACGGCAGCGTGACCGTCACCGCGGAGCAGGATGGCATTACCGCCTCCGCAACCGTCACGGTCCCCGCGCCGACCCTGACGGCGATCACCGTAGACCCGGCGACCGCAACAATCCTGGTCGGCGAGAATGTCACGTTCACGGCCACGGGGACGTATCAGAATTCACCGGATTCGGAACCGACCTCCGGCCCGGTCACGGTCAGCTGGAGCAGCAGCGACGCCAGCATCGCCACGATCACCAGCAGCGGTGTGGCCAGCGGCCAGGATCCCGGCGTGGTGACGATCACGGCCAGTAACGGCAGTGTGCAGGGCACGGCGACGCTCAATGTCGTCGAGTTCATGCCGGTGCTCACGGCGATCACGGTCACGCCCGTCGCCACCGAAGCGCCGATCGGCGACAACGTCCAGTTCACGGCAACCGGCGTATACACGGCGCCGGGCGGCGGCACCACCACCGGCCCGGTCGAGGACGTGGTGTGGGCCGTTTCGAATGAATCCATCGCGACCATCGACGAAGACACCGGTGTCGCCAGCGCGCTGACCCAGGGCAGCACCACCGTCACCGCCAGCAGCGGCGGCGTGACCGGCAGCGCCACACTGACCGTGACCGCACCGGCACTGCGCAGCATCACGGTCAGTCCGGAGACCGCTGATGTGCCGCTGGGCGGAACTCAGGTCTATACCGCCATGGGCATCTACAGCGACAGCTCGACACCGCGCCCGATCGACGGCACCGTGACCTGGACTTCGGCGGATACGGCCATCGCTACCGTCACGCCCACCGGCAGCAGCACCACGGCGACCGCCGAAGCGGCGGGAACCACCATGATCACCGCCAACAGCGGCGGCTTCAGCGACACCGCGGAGATCGTCGTCACCGAACCGGAACTGGCCGCGCTGATTCGCATCGAGCCGGAAACGGCGCGGGTCGTGCCTGGCACCTCGCAGGAATTCACCGCTTACGGCAGCTTCACAGACGGCTCCGAATCGGCACTGGCCGACGCCAACATCGTCTGGAGCAGCAGCGACGACACCATCGCCACGGTCGACGCCGACGGCATCGCCACCGGCGTCGCCCAGGGTGAAGTGACGATTACCGCGACCCTTGCCGACGGCTACGTGCTCAGCGCCTCACCGCGCAGCGCATCGGCTGATTTGCTCGTCGCCAACCCGGTCTGCTCGATACCCCTGCGCGCCACCGACAGCGCCTCGGTCGTCGACAGCATCGACGGCCTGTGTCTGCTGTGCAGCGTCGAGAACACCGCCAATCTGGTTGACAACGCCGACGAGAATTTCGCAACGATCTCGGTTCCGGTCGGCCTTCTGACCGGCGGCGCCTCGGTCACGGTCAACACCGCACCGAACGCCTCTTACGCGGTACCGTTCCCGGCAGGCACCACAACCGGCTTCATCATCGGCCGGCCCGCGGGTGCGCTGGTACTGGCCGAAGTGGCTTCGCAAATCGAAGTCACCACGCTGCTCGATGGCGAGGTCTCCGAGACTTCGGGTGATCTGACGCCGCTGCGTCTGGACCTCCTGGGTCTGCAGCTGACGGATTCAACAGCGGACGAACTACTGTCGGTCTCGTTGACGACCACCGCTCCGTTCGACGCCATCCGCCTGAGGTTCAACTCGGGTCTGGCCAGCGCGCTGAGCAGCGTGCAGGTCTACAACGCCTGCGGACAGACCACTCTGCCGCCGGAGGTGCCCGCCCTGGTCGAAGTGGTCGGCATCGAACCGGAGACCGGTGTCGTGGCGCTCGATTCGGCTTCCGGCTTCTCGCTGATCGGGCTCTACGAGGATGGCGAGGAACGTGCAATCCCGGCCTCCGACGTGAACTGGAGCGTTTTGGATGCGGCGACCGCAGCGGTCGACGTTTCAGGCTTGGTCACCGGCCTGGGCCTCGGCGAAACCACGATCACCGGCCGTCTCAAGGACGGTGTGGCGCCCGACGTAACGACGCGTGAAGCCTCCACCACGATCACCGTGATCGCGGAATCGGCGTTCTGCACGACACCACTGCTCGCTGCCAAGGGCGCCTACGTGCTCGACGACATCGACGGCCTGTGCCTGCTGTGCGGTATCTCCAATACCGGCAACATCGTTGATCCTTCAACCGACAATTTCGCCAATATCTCCGTACCGGTCGGTCTGCTCGGTGGCAGCGCTTCGGTAACGGTGGCCATCAATGAAGACGGGGACTACGAGCTGCCGTTCGACGGCACCCAGCAGGTCGGCTTCGTGATCGGCCGACCCGCAGGTTCGCTGCTGCTGGTGGAACTGGGCTCGCAGCTCGAAGTCACCACCTATCTCGACGATGTGGAGATGGAGTCGAGCGGTGATATCACGCCGCTGCGCCTGGACCTGCTGGGCCTGAATCTGAGCCAGAACAGCGACCAGGCGCTCGCCACGCTTCAGACCAGCAAGCCGTTCGACAAGGTCCGCCTCACTTTCAACTCCGGCCTCGTATCGGCTCTGTCGGGTGTTCAGGTCTACTCGGCCTGCGCCACCGCACAGTCACCGGCACCTTGA
- a CDS encoding DUF3336 domain-containing protein, with amino-acid sequence MDRISRECEQAMRHALDYRTWRDAAAELDRREGRDDWKEDETSQDYDWRLVRSRLKHLRQMRGARDVRQLVHHLRQGLHWNLANIGNPGLYSYSRVGTKHLIHDYVAEVTGVLEYLADNEFEDFPYHEKLKFFHEVALSYGRSALLLSGGATLGLFHVGVVKALYLEDAMPLVLSGSSAGSVVAAAVGTRRPTEVEELLDPETSYYRFWRALGLAQMLKRRTIMDPVQVRRAINKNVRDLTFEEAFEVSGRAVNITVSPAGSNQPPRLLNYLTFPYLFVREAVQASCSVPLLFPPVMLMTRDEHGEHQPFLPLLKWNDGSLKSDLPTLRLRRLHNVNHFIVSQTNPHVLPFLGKQDPSERLGVVGGVREYAFSSALTQARGLVNLARAVTPLPGIQRKLEGLSSILDQDYRGNVTIVPQQSLWRYMKVTANPKIEDVKRFILEGERATWTKMSQVRNQILISQTLDRCLQRLEARLSDPERVSRMPPPPAPKRDGGKNLRIVRSKP; translated from the coding sequence ATGGATCGGATTTCGCGGGAATGCGAGCAGGCCATGCGTCATGCGCTGGACTACCGCACCTGGCGCGACGCTGCGGCTGAGCTCGACCGGCGCGAGGGTCGCGACGACTGGAAGGAAGACGAGACCTCGCAGGATTACGACTGGCGCCTGGTACGCAGCCGTCTCAAGCATCTTCGTCAGATGCGTGGCGCTCGCGACGTGCGCCAGCTGGTGCATCATCTGCGTCAAGGTCTGCACTGGAACCTGGCCAACATCGGCAATCCGGGCCTGTATTCGTATTCGCGGGTCGGCACCAAGCATCTGATTCATGACTATGTGGCCGAGGTCACCGGTGTTCTCGAATACCTTGCCGACAATGAATTCGAGGATTTCCCGTATCACGAGAAGCTGAAATTCTTTCATGAGGTGGCCTTGTCCTACGGCCGCTCCGCTCTACTGCTGTCGGGCGGGGCGACCCTGGGGCTGTTCCACGTCGGCGTGGTCAAGGCGCTGTATCTGGAGGATGCGATGCCGCTGGTGCTGAGCGGCTCCAGTGCCGGTTCCGTGGTGGCCGCGGCCGTGGGCACGCGCCGGCCGACGGAAGTCGAGGAACTGCTGGACCCTGAGACCTCGTACTATCGCTTCTGGCGCGCCTTGGGACTGGCGCAGATGCTCAAGCGGCGCACCATCATGGACCCTGTGCAGGTTCGCCGCGCGATCAACAAGAACGTGCGCGACCTGACGTTCGAAGAAGCATTTGAGGTGTCTGGCCGCGCGGTCAACATCACGGTATCGCCGGCCGGCAGCAATCAGCCGCCGCGACTGCTCAACTACCTGACGTTCCCGTACCTGTTCGTACGCGAAGCAGTGCAGGCCTCATGCTCGGTTCCGTTGCTGTTTCCGCCAGTGATGTTGATGACGCGTGACGAGCACGGCGAGCATCAACCGTTCCTGCCACTGCTGAAGTGGAACGACGGTTCGTTGAAGTCCGACTTGCCGACGCTGCGGCTGCGTCGTCTGCACAACGTCAATCATTTCATCGTCAGCCAGACCAACCCGCATGTACTGCCGTTCCTCGGCAAGCAGGACCCGAGCGAGCGTCTCGGCGTGGTCGGCGGCGTGCGCGAATATGCGTTCTCCAGTGCGCTGACGCAGGCGCGCGGCTTGGTCAATCTGGCCCGTGCGGTGACGCCGTTGCCGGGGATTCAGCGCAAGCTCGAAGGACTGTCGTCGATACTCGATCAAGACTATCGCGGCAACGTCACGATCGTTCCGCAGCAGAGCCTATGGCGCTACATGAAGGTCACGGCCAACCCCAAGATCGAGGACGTCAAGCGATTCATTCTGGAAGGCGAGCGTGCCACCTGGACGAAAATGTCGCAGGTGCGCAATCAGATCCTGATCAGCCAGACCCTGGACCGCTGCCTGCAACGCCTGGAAGCGCGCCTGAGCGATCCGGAACGGGTTTCACGCATGCCGCCGCCTCCGGCACCCAAACGCGATGGCGGGAAGAATCTGCGGATCGTGAGGTCGAAGCCGTGA